ctttgtttacatactcttttattttgattcacTTCTGTGTcggtaacattttctatttcattactattacttattcttttaattctagatggttCTAAATTACTCAAAGTTGGTTCTgcttatattttattttgatttttatcagagatattaatataataatcatctttcaaatgataataatattcaccatctaaaaactttaattctCTTACTAAATGTCTGGCACCTCTATCATTTACATTATAtccatatttttcaaatataggtttgaaaaGATaactatattcattatattctaaattttgtgttactaaatctggattttcattttcaggatttattctcgatttagTTCTTCTAAACTCGTCTGTTGATGGATCTTAAGAATCGTTATCTGCTaaattaaaattgtattttgtatcataaccattatcaaaattagtttcattaaaatcaggttgtggttcatcacttatactaGGCTCATCGAAAGTATCCATTGGAATATCTtatccaccttctacatccatttatatcttataaaagttaaaaatttaaaatataagaTTCCTCCTATTATAATACCTacacaagttatagctaatttagtattttcatgtgatttataatcattattactTTTTTGTGctgataatgaaccatttttaacTATATGCTTAAAAAATATCCACCacctgtaaatgctaaagcgttaacaattgccgatcctataatagttataattgcagatgctatttatttaacaaaaattatgcgtttataggaggaatatatttttagcattggttgacgtccatgacgtcatgccaatgctagtaaaatggatcgaaaatagTAGTACGAAAAAAATAGCTCCTACTCctctcattttcatagtaacttcaaatttTCACTCCGTTctcgtaaaacattagaaacatctgaaaatgattaaaaaatgtttcaattattccccacaacatagcgtcgccagatttcagattttatggTCCAAAAAGTTATTAGATCGCATTTTTCTCGTTCATTATCTGGTTGATAAGAGCAGGTTAAACAATCGCGTAGCGATATGTCCGCATTGacattggcagtaaagaatggggaacagcctcttctgaatagaaaaacataaaattatgtacctccggtttataaatatcacagtGTTTGGATATCACTGTTATTCCAACTATCAGTATCCATGGGATTATTTGGGATTAATTCTCAGTGTCAGAATACTTATTTCTAGAGCAGTGGAACGGCAGCCTACTCGTGACTGAAACCCGTATGTGATCGTGCGGGAACGCCGTcactaaagttaaaaccatttcatgatgacacgaaacggtaaacggtaggctaccaccatgacacgatatcaccaataaagatagatcatattattcaattttactagggttgtttattggaggaaaatatcattgttaagtacggcgagaacaaccatgttgtattatcaatcagttgactgacatTGTAAAATTCGATTTGGCTGTATTGTGATAGAAGCCTACTTTTTAGGACGCCCTACCCGCCTGCTGCGCACTTATTAGGCGGTAGCACCCTCTTACGCACTCGGCAGAGATTCGCTTTGTAATGCGCGCCgggaaaaaataccttttattatcttttccatgcGTTAAACAACAGTGATTGAACTTACGCGTCgtttgtcgtaaattgcaatattgcgatggttatttgccgctgctgtaagtttttggaattgaatcgagctgtctcggtagctcagtgagataaggcgtgataCTTTTGAATCCACTATCAATGCTGAAttacaagtgggttcgagtcctgctggctgagaacagtgtgcgggcaacacctCAAAGGCCATACCGTCGTGatgttaaatgaacaatccaataggaatagtcttgggaaatcaagatccaaacgacgtacgtaaagccaaacaaacaaaaagacaaacaaacaatcatcagccgGCCTCAGTGCCACCACGCCGGCATCGCTCTCTGCGACGTTTAGCATGCGTGCATGCTCTAAGAGCATTGGAGCTCTAAGATCCGAGGATCTTgcaattgcattcagaaaaatcgttctgttttgttttcattactCAGTGGGGCCTAACAGTTTATGCgtaaaaatgggtttttgtatccaaatcttgattgatataaatatcttggctgggacatgatagaaaacatcagaataaactagtttcgtctttttaacagaatcgcattaatgaggtttTACAGTACTAGCCTAGGCTAaatcgttcggcagaaaataaattcattttcaggaataaaatcCTACTAGACAATAGACCtttaagtctgtggtcctcccaatcaacatcgtcatagaagatttgccggcagatgtaaaacattataaccacttaatcccacagtataatctaccaatcttttaaggcccatgggcctcttgttgttttttcaaataatcattagttaaattagataaagtaactgctaacgttaaaatgtcatttatatcaaatgtaTTAACATCAGTATTAACCGTCGCTCATGTTTGTTCTTTACCACGTGGATTCAGTGGTTTTACCAGTGCGCGTGTCGTACCAACGAATTTCTCCCGATTTATAAACAATGAATAATAGATATCAGCTCAGATTAAGTTAATGTTCACCTGGCAGGACctattttatttcttaattaaATTTTACGCCTGGTCATGAGAAGGCGTATTGTTATATTAATGGGTGTATGATTtcatcagaagcggcaggcataaatagaaatgataagtaaatcggattattcagTCAAAATTGTGGATAAACGatgcggaagtctgatataaaagcaagaccctgacatgggaaTGCTGGttgaatgacgaagctatctacgatctgtgtagggccggcgtgaagtTTTTCGGGTGCTACAATATCGGCGGCGGTTAAtataaaaatttgtaaacatataatttcaatatttaaatgttttagaaaatatgttcgataaggggtatgcaggttttgCAGGTTTCAGGAGAACGACCCCGATAagaaatttataatagcaCGGCTGTCGTATACGGCTTCGCCTCCTCTGACTGCATGTGTATCAGGTGACAATGTAAGAAGCAGTATGCACAGGCTCTCGCCGATATGCTTGGGATATAGTTCCCGGGGTTTTTGAGAGTGTATCTGTGTTTTGAGTGGgtattctgcaaaaaatcagagaaaaaacgTCTTGCTATTGATacgtttaaaaagataatgacCGCTGGCTCCACACACGGTGACATCACAAAATACTaacaaatttcgtttttgaataaacaaaataagACTTTTATTTTACATGACACTTACTTGTAATATTAGCATATTATTCACACTGGCCAGTGTCCTCAGCTCCGCGGTAGTTAAGGATGGGTAGCGATCGAGCCAATACCCTGTTATACGTTAAAAtgtggttttaatttttttttaaatccattCCTACTACatagaatatttcaactaaaaaCCACTCGTGACCCACACGAACTCAAACGACATGCACCACTCGAGATCCAAACGAAGACTTATCGCTATGCTGATCACACGTGACCAGTGTGAATAGTATGTTATTCACACTTACCTCTAAACTCAAAAACTGACTGAAAGGAGGAGCAAACTGAAGAATATAACTAATGACACATACACGCGAACACTTCAAAACGACTAGACCATCATAACACCGCAGTACCCACTATGAGCGacatttgtattcaataaaatGCTGTCCCAAATCGCGTCATTACTCTGTTGTGATGCCTATCAACACCGTTGGCTTTCCAAAACCATAACTGAAAACCTTTGACAGTTTCATTTGATGAAGCTAGGACGACCGGACTGATCCACAAACCAACACGCAGACAATCAGAGCCAACTTTGAAAGAAACCATGACTCGAGAATGTACTGGTACGTGTACGCGTTTCTTCAAGTCGGGTGTTGACGCCACGTTTCGGCTCTTGTAGTTTAAAGTTTGTATGGTTACTTCAGTTCGAAGTTTGTAACTTCATATGTCTGCATTGTGCTGCCACCTATTATTCTTATAATTTTTCGGCTTTTTTACGTCATTCTTGGTAGCCATATTTGAACGCAGCTGGTttttggtttagcaatatcttGTCAAAAGGCTCAATTGTTCCGTAAGTTTAATTCAAGATAATTCGTAACTTTATTTATCAGTTGCATATTAGAAGTAAGTTTTCTGTATATTGAATCACAAACTTGTaaagtttcatttcatattgtaGAAACGTCTTTTCGTCTTGGTCGATATGGTCGAATAAAGTCAGTTTGGAATTTGAGAAACAAAATTCTTGGTTGTCAGTTGCAACATTGTTTGGAACAAGTAACTTGCTATAATGGATTCGGACAAGGAAGATAAGCTCAAGAAGTCGAGAGGTGGTTTTAAAGCTCAAGTGACCAGTAGGAGCAATAAACTGCGAGCTGCGTTAAAATTGAAATCCGGAAACGATGAAGTCGATAAGCTACTTATGGATTTAACTGACGCGTGGACAAAGTTTGAGGAATCCCACGACCAGTATCATGGTTTAATTCCGGAAGAAGATGTGGATCGCGTTGAGGAATCGTTCGTGTATTTCGAAAGGGAAGAAGATAAGTACCATGAACTCAGGAAAAAGGCAAAATGCTATCTTGCTTTTAACGTTGTCGATCAAAAGCAGGGACAATCCCTCACCGAAGAGCGCAGTAAAGTTATGCCAGACGCGGTTAACAAGGCCGGTTCTTGTCAAAGCGATATTGACCATGACCGGTCACGGTCTACTGCTGTTCGTAGCGAAGAGGACTTGAACTCTTTGGTGCAAAATCTCGTTAAGATGTCCTTGCCGAAACCTGAAATGCCGGTTTTTAGTGGTCATCCTAGTGACTATTGTTACTTCGTAAATGCTTTCGAAAACTTGATCGAATTGAAAACGTCCTGTAGTCGCGAAAGATTGTATTATCTTGTTCAATACACAAGAGGTGATGTAcaagaactaattaaaagttatCTCGTTAACGATCCAGATGAAGCCTATCCAGAGGCTAGGCTTGCTTTGAAAAAGCGATTCGGAAGTAATTACGCAATTGCGACGGCTTTAGTTGATCGTATAATCGATGGTCCCGTGATTAAGTCGGAGGATGCGAATGCATTAATGAACTTGAGTGTGCAACTATCAAGCTGTCATAATACTTTACGTGAAATCGGCTTCATGAGTAAAATCGAAAACCCCGATAATCTTAGGCGAATTATTGCTAGATTGCCATATGATTTGAAAAAGCGCTGGCGTACTAAGGCGgactatattttcttttctatgtCGCTTTTGAATGTCGCGAGATACTTTTGGAGGATATATCTGTTTTCGTGGAAAATGAAGCCCGCATCGTCAACCATCCTATTTTCGGTAAAATTGCAGATGGCCCCCGGGATAAAAAATTTCACGGTGTTGCTAGTTTGGGTAAACAGAAGAGTTGTGCTGCGAATTCTCAACAAGTGCAGAATGTTACCGTCACGCCACGGTCATTAAACCCGAATAATAGCTCGTGCTTTCTGTGTAAACAAGACCATCTCTTGTCAAACTGTTTAAGTTTTAAAGACAAACTCATGCATGACAGATTAGCGTTTTTAAGAACCAACAATCTGTGTTTCAATTGTTTCGGCGTGCATCATCGGGCACGTAATTGTCGAAAAATGCCATGTGGCGTGTGTGGTTATAGACACAATATTCTATTGCATCGTTACGCTCCTGCGCCCAACATTTCGCCTACTGATAACTCGCCTACGGATGTCGCTGTTCAACAGAATCGTACTACGAGTTCTTTCATCAAAAAGCCACATGTTGCTGTTGGTATGCCTATCGTGCCTGTCAAGGTTAAAAGAATGTCTAATGATTTATGCGTGATGACGTACGCTCTTCTCGATACGGGATCAAATTCAACATTCTGTTCAGAACAATTGCTAAGCGATCTAGGGTGCTGCTCGAGTGATAGGCGAGTTGCTCACTCCTTGTTTACATTGAACTTTTTGGATCGCGAATCGGTCTCTCTTGTCGCTGATCTTCGCGTTTATGATTTGGAGGAAAACTCAATGCTTGTTTTTAATGATGTTTATTCGCAGCCAAAGTTACCAATTGATCGTAGCGATATTCCTAGGCAGGAGGAAATAGACAGATGGGTACACTTAGACGGTGTACTTCTATCACGAGTTGATGCCGAGGTGAGTCTAATTATTGGCAGTGACAACAGCTTAGCTTTAGAGCCAATTGAAGTTAGATCGAGTTCTCGCGGTGGTCCGTATGCGGTGAAAACAATTTTCGATTGGGCGGTCAATGGTCCATTATGCACGAAGAATAATCGATCGCAGCCTAAGTCATGTTCAATCAAGTCTTGTTCAATCAAGTCCGACGAAAGTCTAAACAAACAGTTCGAGGTTTATTGTAACATGGAGTTCAACGATTTGAATACGAACAACTTATCCGATACGTCGTATGATGATAAAAGAGCGCTAACTATCATGGAATCAACTGTTAAGCTGACCGACGACGGTCACTACAAGTTAAGCTTGCCCTGGAAACATGATAAACCGAGCTTGCCTAATAACCGCGCTTTAGCCAAGCATAGATTTGATTTGCTTGAACGTCGTTTCGATAAGGATCCTAAGCTAAACGTCGAGTACACCGCATTCGTCGATAAGATGATTAATTGCCGGTTTTGCGAATTGATTCCTGATGAAGATTTAAATCGCAATGATGGGCTCGTTTGGTACCATCCGCATCACCCTGTATACCATCCGCGAAAAAACAAACTCAGGTTCGTCTAAATTTCATGGTATTTCACTCAATGATAATCTCCTGCAAGGACCGAATCTAACTAGCCTATTAATTGGCGTATTGATACGTTTTAGGCAAGAACGAGTCGCTTTTATGGCTGATGTTGAAGGGATGTTTAATCAAGTTCGGGTAACTCCTATGTGCGATGTTCTTAGATTCCTATGGTTCTCATCGAGTCACGAGATAGTAGAGTATAGAATGCGTGTACATTTATTCGGTGCTGCGTCCAGTCCTAGTTGCCCTAATTTTGCTATTCAGAGATCCGCGATTGACAACCGCGACGTGTTTGGtgacgatgttatagatactGTGTTGCGCAATTTTTACGTGGACGATTGTCTGAAGTCTGTATGCTCCGATGAGTCTGCCGTTGATCTCCTATCTCATGTGATAAAAGTTTTAGCGATGGGCGGCTTCAGATTAACTCAAGTATCTTCGAATTCGCGTCGCGTCTTGGAGTCTGTTCCGGAAGCTGATAGAGCTAAGACAGTTAAAGATTTAAGTTTTGATCAGTTACCTTTCGAACACGCTCTCGGTGTCTTGTGGAATATGGACACTGATGAGTTTTGTTTTAAAGTCAACGCACGAGAGGATGCAAGGAAAACGCGTCGCGGTATATTAGCTAGCGTTAGCACTCTGTATGACCCTATCGGTTTTACGGCTCCTCTAACTCTGCGCGTTAAATCGCTCCTGCAGGAGCTTTGCCGTCTTAAGCTTGGATGGGATGATCCAATACCCGACCGGTACGGAGCGATTTGGTTGTCATGGTTAACTGACATATCTAAGATCGAAAAGTTAGCAATCGAGAGATGCTTTAAGCCTTGCGAATTCGGAGAGGTTAAGTCGGTTCAGCTGCATCATTTTTCTGATGCTTCAGAGGCTGGTTACGGTTCTGTGTCTTATATTCGCCTATTGGATGATCGCGACCGTATTCATTGTAGTTTCGTAACGGGAAAATCACGAGTAACTCctcagtaatagggataa
This genomic interval from Tubulanus polymorphus chromosome 8, tnTubPoly1.2, whole genome shotgun sequence contains the following:
- the LOC141909905 gene encoding uncharacterized protein LOC141909905; this encodes MDSDKEDKLKKSRGGFKAQVTSRSNKLRAALKLKSGNDEVDKLLMDLTDAWTKFEESHDQYHGLIPEEDVDRVEESFVYFEREEDKYHELRKKAKCYLAFNVVDQKQGQSLTEERSKVMPDAVNKAGSCQSDIDHDRSRSTAVRSEEDLNSLVQNLVKMSLPKPEMPVFSGHPSDYCYFVNAFENLIELKTSCSRERLYYLVQYTRGDVQELIKSYLVNDPDEAYPEARLALKKRFGSNYAIATALVDRIIDGPVIKSEDANALMNLSVQLSSCHNTLREIGFMSKIENPDNLRRIIARLPYDLKKRWHGPRDKKFHGVASLGKQKSCAANSQQVQNVTVTPRSLNPNNSSCFLCKQDHLLSNCLSFKDKLMHDRLAFLRTNNLCFNCFGVHHRARNCRKMPCGVCGYRHNILLHRYAPAPNISPTDNSPTDVAVQQNRTTSSFIKKPHVAVGMPIVPVKVKRMSNDLCVMTYALLDTGSNSTFCSEQLLSDLGCCSSDRRVAHSLFTLNFLDRESVSLVADLRVYDLEENSMLVFNDVYSQPKLPIDRSDIPRQEEIDRWVHLDGVLLSRVDAEVSLIIGSDNSLALEPIEVRSSSRGGPYAVKTIFDWAVNGPLCTKNNRSQPKSCSIKSCSIKSDESLNKQFEVYCNMEFNDLNTNNLSDTSYDDKRALTIMESTVKLTDDGHYKLSLPWKHDKPSLPNNRALAKHRFDLLERRFDKDPKLNVEYTAFVDKMINCRFCELIPDEDLNRNDGLVWYHPHHPVYHPRKNKLRQERVAFMADVEGMFNQVRVTPMCDVLRFLWFSSSHEIVEYRMRVHLFGAASSPSCPNFAIQRSAIDNRDVFGDDVIDTVLRNFYVDDCLKSVCSDESAVDLLSHVIKVLAMGGFRLTQVSSNSRRVLESVPEADRAKTVKDLSFDQLPFEHALGVLWNMDTDEFCFKVNAREDARKTRRGILASVSTLYDPIGFTAPLTLRVKSLLQELCRLKLGWDDPIPDRYGAIWLSWLTDISKIEKLAIERCFKPCEFGEVKSVQLHHFSDASEAGYGSVSYIRLLDDRDRIHCSFVTGKSRFTTIPRLELAAATVSIRLDCIITRELDFDVDKTFYWTDSTSVLKYIRNEDKRFQVFVANRVGVIREHSEPSQWNFVDGKLNPADDASRGLSIDEMNRDCRWLKGPDFLWKTKESWPTQPDLGVVESSDVEVKRSSKACASSCKLDLDNDVLMSYFALFSSWSRLKKSVALILRFKRKLMRRDHGDVSNGPISVGELREAERAILSYVQRRAFPEAFNGSTLKQSSILALSPVEINNLLCVRGRLGRSELSESSKHPIILPKNGHITDLIVRFYHDIYAHRGREYTLSKIRLKFWVVNGKSAVWRTISKCINCRKRNAKLSQQKMSDLPPDRVSPDKPPFSFVGLDYFGPFLVKRGRVREKRYGCIFTCLASRSVHLEVCHSLDTDSFISGLRRFIARRGQPEKIRSDNGTNLVGGQRELKDAINNWNQDKIQEFLLQKEKEWEFTFKYGRCLGKTHYID